One part of the Gammaproteobacteria bacterium genome encodes these proteins:
- the def gene encoding peptide deformylase: MAVRQVLRMGHPTLRQVAQPVAKFNTPEIEVLIEDMFETMNVMKGVGIAAPQIGESLRIIIFGFDHNPRYPDAESIPMTVLINPSIEALDDEMEEGWEGCLSVPGLRGAVPRYKKIRYSGVDQTGVAIDRIAEGFHARVVQHEVDHLDGVLYPSRIRDMKKFGFIEEIMADEENRSSYR, from the coding sequence ATGGCAGTTCGGCAAGTTTTACGCATGGGTCACCCGACATTGCGACAGGTTGCTCAACCCGTCGCAAAGTTTAATACCCCTGAAATAGAGGTTCTAATCGAAGATATGTTTGAAACGATGAATGTTATGAAGGGCGTTGGGATAGCTGCACCACAAATCGGTGAAAGCCTACGTATCATAATTTTTGGTTTTGATCATAACCCCCGTTATCCCGATGCTGAATCCATTCCGATGACGGTACTGATTAACCCTTCCATAGAAGCGCTGGATGATGAGATGGAAGAAGGCTGGGAAGGATGCCTCAGTGTGCCCGGTTTAAGAGGTGCTGTACCGCGCTATAAAAAAATTCGTTATTCAGGAGTCGATCAAACAGGTGTCGCGATTGATCGTATTGCTGAGGGCTTTCATGCCCGAGTTGTACAGCATGAGGTGGATCATCTGGATGGGGTTCTCTACCCCAGCCGAATTCGTGACATGAAAAAGTTTGGTTTTATCGAAGAGATCATGGCTGATGAAGAAAATCGCTCGTCGTATCGTTAG